GTCAACGCTTTTGACGATATTTATGCCGAGCAGAGCGGCCGCCTGCGCAGGCTTGACCTGACCTTCAGCAGCAACGAGGCCGTCCTGGCGATCATCGACCGTATCGTCGCGCCGCTCGGGCGCCGTATCGATGAGAGCTCGCCGATGGTCGATGCGCGCCTGCCCGACGGTTCGCGCGTGAATGCCATTATTCCTCCTCTGGCGATCAGAGGACCGAGCATCACTATCCGGAAATTTTCCAAAAAACGGCTGCAACCTGAAGATCTGGTGGGCTTCGATAGTGCAACGGAGGATATGCTCAGTTTCCTGGAAGTGGCGGTCAAGGAAAGAAAGAACATCGTCATTTCCGGCGGAACGGGCAGCGGCAAGACCACCTTGCTCAACATCCTGTCCAATTATATCCCCCATCGCGAACGCATTATCACGGTAGAGGATTCAGCCGAGCTCAGGCTCAACCAGCCGCATGTCGTATCGCTGGAGGCACGGCCCAAGAACATCGAAGGCAAGGGCGCCATCCCGATCCGTGAGCTGGTCAGAAACACCCTGCGTATGCGTCCGGACAGGATCGTCGTGGGCGAGTGCCGCGGCGGAGAGGCCCTGGATATGCTGCAGGCCATGAATACCGGGCATGACGGTTCCCTGACCACGGTGCATGCCAACTCTCCACGCGACATGGTCTCGCGACTCGAGGTGATGGTGATGATGGCCGGCATGGATCTGCCCTCGGTCGCCATACGCGAGCAGATTGCCTCGGCGGTGCAGATCATCGTGCAGCAAAAGCGCTTTTTCGACGGTACGCGGCGAATTGTCTCCGTTTCGGAAGTGACCGGGATGGAGGGTGCGCATATTCAGTTGCACGAGATCTTTTGCTACAGGCAACAGGGAGTCGATGGCGAGGGTAAGGTGCGAGGGACATTCGGGGCCACGGGTGCCATTCCGGAGTTTTACGAGGAATTGGCGGAACGTGGCATCGGCACCGATTTGTCTATTTTCAAATCGGGATCCTGAGCTTGGCTACGTTGAATATATATCTCTACGCCTCGATTGCATGCGTGTTTATCGGCATGCTCTTGATTTACGTGGCCGTGCTACCCCGCATCAGGCTTGCATTACGCGCTTACAAAACGCGCTACGCAAAGGAAGCCGATGCGACCTTCACCGATATGTTTATGCAGATCGATACCGAGCGGCTGTTTTACGCCAACATCGCGCTGCTGGTGATTCTTCCGCCCATCATCTGGCTGCTGGCGGATAATATCGTGATCGGTCTACTGACCTTTGTGGCCCTGTTGTTCATCCCGCGTATGGCATACAACCAGCTGCGCAAACGCCGTCTGACAATGATCGAGCGCCAGCTGCCGGATGCGTACATCGCGATCGCCAACGCCATGCGCAGCGGGGCGAGTTTTGCCATCGCAGT
The nucleotide sequence above comes from Gammaproteobacteria bacterium. Encoded proteins:
- a CDS encoding ATPase, T2SS/T4P/T4SS family, which gives rise to MLQILIQDADGQEVGRYSTENDACIIGRSRKCDIRITGWRIGKEHAHLILDHEGWLLSNVSGGFSMLVNGHEIDGTYGPVKTGDCIVISDFTLQIDSGTSGTNPEDGEVQGGARVEGVDNQAEGDVQTELDPAHERLLWRGRIHRELLSMMDLRRLDISAMSATDLREFVSSMIDEIIAKLDADMPRHLDRTDIANEVLSEAVGYGPLDELIADESVTEIMVNAFDDIYAEQSGRLRRLDLTFSSNEAVLAIIDRIVAPLGRRIDESSPMVDARLPDGSRVNAIIPPLAIRGPSITIRKFSKKRLQPEDLVGFDSATEDMLSFLEVAVKERKNIVISGGTGSGKTTLLNILSNYIPHRERIITVEDSAELRLNQPHVVSLEARPKNIEGKGAIPIRELVRNTLRMRPDRIVVGECRGGEALDMLQAMNTGHDGSLTTVHANSPRDMVSRLEVMVMMAGMDLPSVAIREQIASAVQIIVQQKRFFDGTRRIVSVSEVTGMEGAHIQLHEIFCYRQQGVDGEGKVRGTFGATGAIPEFYEELAERGIGTDLSIFKSGS